In Styela clava chromosome 6, kaStyClav1.hap1.2, whole genome shotgun sequence, the genomic window gatcttagctctgaGGCAGAGATTTTCTGCCTATAAAACattttgtgttgaaaaaatacgTTAGTAAAAACTCCTCTTGCATCAACTTACATGCGAATTCATACAAATGTTTATTTGTATGcgttttaaataattaaaataatactatTTTCGAAGACAGTGCTTATGTTCAGCTATACCAGTTTCCAATTCTTTCCAGTGGGATACAGTGAGACGTAAAATGTCTTCAGCAGTTGCAAAGTCCGTATCTCCTCTGAAATGCTGTACAATCTTTGGCTTGAACCCCATACTTGAACTATCAATTGGTTCAATGAGTTTCGGTTTTATCTTTTGTCTCAAAATACCGGTTATCCAAACATCGTCCATTGGAAGTATCTTTTCTTTTCTTGAAACATCATACAATTTAGCAGCGCTCACTACGGGCATCATATACCAACCTCCCAAGCAAAATGCTGGAAAATAATCCATGGGATATTCTTTTGGATCTAAATAGTACTTGGAATCTAATCTCCTCGCGGGTTCCGCCTTATTTTTATACGTAAACACACATAAAATGGGCATTTGTTGAATTTGCTTTAAACGATTATTTGCTTTTTCACGTGGCAATCTTTCAAGAGCGTATCTCATATGCCGTCGTAGGTGTATCGGCAATACCTTAACATCCAGCGTTAAATCATCATCACCCGTTGCATAAAAATAATCTTTGGGTAAATTTTCTTTCGCCCATTGCATTCCCGACAACACCTTGTAACCGATATGTCTGAAAAAGGTGTTATAAACTAAACATTCATTATGCATGTTAACGACTTTCACCTTCATTGGGCACAGTTTGGTCCAAAAAATTCTGGTGagagaatttttaaaaaaaaaaattttccaatgAATAGAAATTTGatgaaatgatttaaaattacTGTTTATTTGTGAATTACAATACATTAAAAATAGGTCATGTTGATGGCGAAATAAATTTCGTTAATACCTGTTTATGTCCTGTTTGgattttacaataattttatcCTAAGTTGATAATAATGAATTTCAGATTTGGTGTCAACAATGAGTTTTCTTCATGCACTTCACTATCGGTTATGAAATCTATTCGATTTGTCACTCGAAGGAGCATCAACTCGGGAGTGAAATCACTAAACAAATTTCAGCAGGTTTTGTTTTTCTAATGGCCACTCATAAATTAGCTAATAGGCGGAGTCTTTCgctttgtttttatcaaata contains:
- the LOC120330809 gene encoding beta-1,3-galactosyltransferase 5-like; the encoded protein is MVSTRKVELFQGVLSFLAAFLFTNGIFDLAYNRKIGDYEYIDNLWEMTRNDLNINFNKSSMRDEFFFTLEPWKVMNNIKNGVFCPYTTQKDLIKIVVMIKAAAEYKARRDIVRQTWGRISHIDNVVIDVVFIIGSTTKDVQQKIETEHSKHGDILQFIGVDDYRHIGYKVLSGMQWAKENLPKDYFYATGDDDLTLDVKVLPIHLRRHMRYALERLPREKANNRLKQIQQMPILCVFTYKNKAEPARRLDSKYYLDPKEYPMDYFPAFCLGGWYMMPVVSAAKLYDVSRKEKILPMDDVWITGILRQKIKPKLIEPIDSSSMGFKPKIVQHFRGDTDFATAEDILRLTVSHWKELETGIAEHKHCLRK